One segment of Gaiella occulta DNA contains the following:
- a CDS encoding class I SAM-dependent methyltransferase, with the protein MSDVWSGRARLYVDSDAHRGGADLEQIVAWAEGARSAVDVATGGGHVARRLREAGIDVVTCDPAPGMQPDVVCRAESLPFADGCVDVVACRTAAHHFADVRKAVSEMARVSADRVLIVDTVHMGDAVEEAEKLRDPSHVRNYTDAEWREIVREAGLGVDDARFYEHSMDFVAWLARTGCEGDDARRVAALLGDRVADGRLTLTKIAIKARKER; encoded by the coding sequence ATGAGCGACGTCTGGAGCGGTCGCGCGCGGCTGTACGTCGACTCGGACGCGCACCGGGGCGGCGCCGATCTCGAGCAGATCGTCGCCTGGGCCGAGGGCGCGCGCTCCGCGGTGGACGTCGCCACGGGCGGAGGCCATGTCGCGCGGCGTCTACGCGAGGCCGGCATCGACGTCGTCACCTGCGACCCCGCGCCGGGCATGCAGCCGGATGTCGTCTGTCGTGCCGAGAGCCTGCCCTTCGCGGACGGGTGCGTCGACGTCGTCGCGTGCCGCACGGCCGCCCACCATTTCGCGGACGTGCGCAAGGCGGTGAGCGAGATGGCGCGCGTCAGCGCCGACCGCGTCCTCATCGTCGACACGGTGCACATGGGCGACGCCGTCGAGGAGGCCGAGAAGCTGCGCGATCCGTCGCACGTGCGCAACTACACGGATGCCGAGTGGCGCGAGATCGTGCGAGAGGCCGGGCTCGGGGTCGACGACGCCCGCTTCTACGAGCACTCGATGGACTTCGTCGCCTGGCTTGCGCGCACCGGCTGCGAGGGCGACGACGCGCGGCGGGTGGCGGCGCTGCTCGGGGACCGCGTCGCCGACGGCCGGCTGACGCTGACGAAGATCGCGATCAAGGCGAGGAAGGAGCGCTAG
- the sucD gene encoding succinate--CoA ligase subunit alpha, giving the protein MAIIVDNDTRLVVQGLTGSEGRFHGLRNRAYGTNLVAGVTPGKGGQDVEGVPVYDTVVEAVTREGANTAMIFVPAPFAADAVYEAVDAGIATVICITEGVPAHDMLRIHAYIGTRGVTMIGPNCPGALSPGKANVGIIPAEIFNAGSIGLVSRSGTLTYQIGHELTQLGLGNSTIVGIGGDPIVGSSFIDVLGRFEADPETEYVVMVGEIGGDEEEKAAAFIEAEVTKPVVAYIAGFTAPPGKTMGHAGAIISGSSGTAEGKKAALEAKGIRVGTTPTETAQLVAEIARS; this is encoded by the coding sequence ATGGCGATCATCGTCGACAACGACACGCGGCTCGTCGTCCAGGGGCTGACCGGCTCCGAGGGGCGCTTCCACGGCCTGCGCAACCGCGCCTACGGCACGAACCTCGTCGCCGGCGTCACGCCCGGCAAGGGCGGCCAGGACGTCGAGGGCGTCCCGGTCTACGACACGGTCGTCGAGGCCGTGACCCGCGAGGGCGCGAACACTGCGATGATCTTCGTCCCCGCGCCGTTCGCCGCCGACGCGGTCTACGAGGCGGTCGACGCCGGCATCGCCACCGTGATCTGCATCACCGAGGGCGTTCCGGCCCACGACATGCTCCGCATCCACGCCTACATCGGCACGAGGGGCGTGACGATGATCGGCCCCAACTGCCCGGGCGCCCTGTCGCCGGGGAAGGCGAACGTGGGCATCATCCCGGCCGAGATCTTCAACGCCGGCAGCATCGGACTCGTCTCCCGCTCGGGCACGCTCACCTACCAGATCGGCCACGAGCTCACCCAGCTCGGGCTCGGCAACTCCACGATCGTGGGCATCGGCGGTGACCCGATCGTGGGCTCGTCGTTCATCGACGTGCTCGGCCGGTTCGAGGCCGATCCCGAGACGGAGTACGTCGTCATGGTCGGCGAGATCGGCGGCGACGAGGAGGAGAAGGCCGCCGCCTTCATCGAGGCCGAGGTGACGAAGCCGGTCGTCGCCTACATCGCGGGCTTCACCGCTCCGCCGGGCAAGACGATGGGCCACGCGGGCGCGATCATCTCCGGCTCCTCGGGGACAGCCGAAGGCAAGAAAGCAGCGCTCGAGGCGAAGGGCATCCGCGTCGGCACGACGCCGACGGAGACCGCTCAGCTCGTGGCCGAGATCGCCCGCAGCTGA
- a CDS encoding cupin domain-containing protein, which produces MDVVSYRTLEPFTTKDGSTIREYLHTPAQSLAEATLAPGQSTERHYHAVSEEIYLLVEGGGTMELDGASREVREGDAVLIPPGAWHEITAGPEGVRLLCCCVPPYSHDDTYFA; this is translated from the coding sequence ATGGACGTCGTCTCGTATCGCACTCTCGAGCCCTTCACGACGAAGGACGGCTCGACGATCCGCGAGTACCTGCACACGCCCGCGCAGTCTCTGGCCGAGGCGACGCTCGCGCCGGGCCAGTCGACGGAGCGTCACTACCACGCGGTCAGCGAGGAGATCTACCTGCTCGTCGAGGGTGGCGGCACGATGGAGCTCGACGGGGCGTCGCGTGAGGTGCGTGAGGGGGACGCCGTGCTGATCCCGCCCGGCGCCTGGCACGAGATCACCGCCGGACCTGAAGGCGTGCGGCTCTTGTGCTGCTGCGTCCCTCCGTACTCCCACGACGACACGTACTTCGCCTGA
- a CDS encoding DEAD/DEAH box helicase: protein MSQHTFAALGLHADIVGALAEQGIESPFQIQTRAIPAALSGADILAKAPTGSGKTLAFAVPIVQHVTRDGARPAALILVPTRELCVQVAEVLERLAAVRGLSVAAVYGGVPLRAQADRARTAHILVATPGRLQDLIDRRLVSLDAVTILVLDEADRMLDMGFKPQVDKIVRRIRDDRQTMFFSATLDGAVGELAQAYTTAPVRIEAELPSEHSTGEIDHQFLAVTAENKVDKLVELLNAERGLALVFVRTKRGADRLAQRLARHDVRAVAMHGDKTQAAREKALAHFESGKVTTLIATDVAARGLDLSDITHVINFDPPEDEKAYTHRVGRTGRAGRSGTGVTLVLPDQQSEVSRVARLNGQTEKWEETGMKSAAPKLVYSSKRRNSKWGPSRPRRKI from the coding sequence ATGTCACAACACACGTTTGCCGCGCTCGGCCTGCATGCCGATATCGTCGGCGCACTCGCGGAGCAGGGCATCGAGTCGCCGTTCCAGATCCAGACGCGCGCGATCCCTGCGGCGCTGTCCGGAGCGGACATCCTCGCCAAGGCCCCGACGGGCTCGGGCAAGACGCTCGCCTTCGCCGTTCCGATCGTGCAGCACGTCACGCGCGACGGCGCACGGCCCGCTGCGCTGATCCTCGTGCCGACGCGCGAGCTGTGCGTCCAGGTCGCCGAGGTGCTCGAGAGGCTCGCAGCCGTCCGCGGCCTCTCGGTCGCGGCTGTCTACGGCGGCGTGCCGCTGCGCGCCCAGGCCGACAGGGCCCGCACGGCGCACATCCTCGTGGCGACGCCGGGGCGGCTGCAGGACCTGATCGACCGGCGTCTCGTCTCCCTCGACGCGGTCACGATCCTCGTCCTCGACGAGGCCGACCGCATGCTCGACATGGGCTTCAAGCCGCAGGTCGACAAGATCGTGCGCCGCATCCGGGACGACCGTCAGACGATGTTCTTCTCGGCCACGCTCGACGGGGCCGTCGGCGAGCTCGCGCAGGCGTACACGACGGCGCCGGTGCGGATCGAGGCCGAGCTGCCGAGCGAGCACTCGACCGGCGAGATCGACCACCAGTTCCTGGCCGTCACGGCCGAGAACAAGGTCGACAAGCTCGTCGAGCTGCTCAACGCGGAGCGCGGCCTCGCGCTCGTGTTCGTGCGCACGAAGCGCGGCGCCGACCGGCTGGCGCAGCGGCTCGCACGTCACGACGTGCGCGCGGTCGCGATGCACGGCGACAAGACGCAGGCGGCGCGCGAGAAGGCGCTCGCACACTTCGAGTCAGGCAAGGTGACGACGCTGATCGCCACCGACGTCGCCGCGCGAGGGCTCGATCTGTCGGACATCACGCACGTGATCAACTTCGACCCGCCGGAGGACGAGAAGGCCTACACGCATCGTGTCGGCCGCACCGGCCGCGCGGGCCGCTCGGGCACCGGCGTCACGCTCGTGCTGCCGGATCAGCAGTCCGAGGTGAGCCGTGTCGCGCGCCTCAACGGGCAGACCGAGAAGTGGGAGGAGACCGGCATGAAGTCGGCCGCTCCCAAGCTCGTCTACTCGTCGAAGCGGCGCAACTCGAAGTGGGGGCCGTCGCGGCCCCGCCGCAAGATCTGA
- a CDS encoding PLP-dependent aminotransferase family protein, protein MAPISFARGAPAPECLDPALIADCSRAALERDGTAILSYGAGGGYGPLREVLAERHGVDAGRVFVTTGGLQGFVFYAAVQLERKPGRVLVEGPTYDRPLKLLGWQGVEVVALPMDDEGLDLDALEAELARGGDISFLYTIPTFQNPSGRTLGAGRRARIAQLAAAHGLDVLEDDPYGLVRYEGQAPPSIFELEGGSHVTFTSSFSKTVAPGLRVGYFVVPDAMRAAYDERAVSTYISPSLLPQAVVHELFARGAFEPNLERIRGLLRARKDAMLSALESELPPAATWSRPEGGYFLWVDFGPGADAGDLLRRASEAGVTFVRGTDFFPGGSGGVGAARLAFSYETPERIAEGVALLASLL, encoded by the coding sequence ATGGCTCCGATCTCCTTCGCCCGCGGCGCGCCGGCGCCGGAGTGCCTCGATCCCGCGCTGATCGCCGACTGCAGCCGTGCGGCGCTCGAGCGCGACGGCACCGCGATCCTCTCGTACGGCGCAGGCGGCGGCTACGGCCCGCTGCGCGAGGTGCTCGCGGAGCGCCACGGCGTCGACGCCGGCCGCGTCTTCGTCACGACCGGCGGCCTGCAGGGATTCGTCTTCTACGCCGCCGTGCAGCTCGAGCGCAAGCCCGGGCGCGTGCTCGTGGAGGGGCCGACGTACGACCGCCCGCTCAAGCTGCTCGGCTGGCAGGGGGTCGAGGTCGTGGCGCTGCCGATGGACGACGAGGGTCTCGACCTCGACGCGCTCGAGGCGGAGCTTGCAAGGGGCGGCGACATCTCGTTCCTCTACACGATCCCGACCTTCCAGAACCCGAGCGGCCGCACGCTCGGCGCCGGACGGCGCGCACGGATCGCGCAGCTCGCCGCCGCACACGGGCTCGACGTGCTCGAGGACGACCCCTACGGGCTCGTGCGCTACGAGGGGCAGGCGCCCCCGTCGATCTTCGAGCTCGAGGGCGGCTCGCACGTCACGTTCACCTCGTCGTTCTCGAAGACGGTCGCTCCCGGGCTGCGCGTCGGCTACTTCGTCGTTCCCGACGCGATGCGCGCCGCCTACGACGAGCGGGCCGTCTCGACCTACATCTCGCCGTCGCTGCTGCCCCAGGCGGTCGTGCACGAGCTGTTCGCACGCGGCGCGTTCGAGCCGAACCTCGAACGCATCCGCGGCCTGCTGCGCGCGCGCAAGGACGCGATGCTGTCGGCGCTCGAGAGCGAGCTGCCGCCGGCGGCGACATGGAGCCGGCCCGAGGGCGGCTACTTCCTGTGGGTGGACTTCGGGCCCGGCGCCGATGCCGGTGATCTCCTGCGTCGGGCAAGCGAGGCGGGCGTCACGTTCGTTCGCGGGACGGACTTCTTCCCCGGCGGCTCCGGCGGTGTCGGCGCCGCCCGCCTCGCGTTCAGCTACGAGACGCCCGAGCGCATCGCCGAGGGCGTTGCGCTGCTCGCCTCCCTGCTCTAG
- a CDS encoding LapA family protein has product MTQPPQPGTGQQPRKSVWTPRRIVLGLVLLYGLVVVIANRDRVAVNFVFFKTEASLFVVLLLAIALGFVVGWLFDDLRARRRRRERQ; this is encoded by the coding sequence ATGACGCAACCGCCCCAGCCGGGCACCGGGCAGCAGCCGCGCAAGAGCGTGTGGACGCCCCGGCGCATCGTGCTCGGGCTCGTGCTGCTCTACGGGCTCGTCGTCGTGATCGCCAACCGCGACCGCGTCGCCGTCAACTTCGTGTTCTTCAAGACGGAGGCGTCCCTCTTCGTCGTGCTGCTGCTCGCGATCGCACTCGGCTTCGTCGTCGGCTGGCTGTTCGACGACCTCCGCGCGCGCCGGCGGCGACGCGAACGGCAGTAG
- a CDS encoding YlbL family protein, with protein MPARPPAARPPLARLLWGTALALAVVLAFVWLVPSRDYLFVPHTAQPLADKVTVEGEKPPDAVGGIYFVDVVVRKASWAERLLPFLRPDGSSLVDRSQVVPPDSSFEQRRREGRQEMARSEEVAAAVALKQAGFDVRTDPQGALVEGVASDVPAAAVLDPGDVIVRANDTVVRTPDGLRRALSSVAPGATVRLTVRHGGSLAQRNVRTVESPSRPGRAIIGIRVAQAADVKLPVKVRIDLGNVGGPSAGLPFALDVLQELGHDVDRGLKVAATGEIELDGTVAPIGGVKQKVFGARRAGVDVFLVPAGDNAAEARRYAGDLRIVPVQSFQQALSALRTLASK; from the coding sequence TTGCCTGCACGACCGCCAGCAGCGCGACCCCCACTCGCGCGGCTCCTGTGGGGCACGGCGCTCGCCCTCGCCGTCGTCCTCGCCTTCGTCTGGCTCGTCCCGTCGCGCGACTACCTGTTCGTCCCCCACACGGCGCAGCCGCTCGCCGACAAGGTCACCGTGGAGGGGGAGAAGCCTCCCGATGCCGTCGGCGGCATCTACTTCGTCGACGTCGTCGTGCGCAAGGCGTCGTGGGCAGAGCGGTTGCTCCCGTTCCTGCGCCCGGACGGCTCGTCGCTCGTCGACCGCAGCCAGGTGGTGCCGCCCGACAGCTCCTTCGAGCAGCGCCGGCGAGAGGGACGGCAGGAGATGGCGCGCTCCGAGGAGGTGGCCGCGGCGGTGGCCCTGAAGCAGGCGGGCTTCGACGTCCGCACCGATCCGCAGGGCGCGCTCGTCGAGGGTGTCGCCTCGGACGTCCCGGCGGCGGCCGTTCTCGATCCGGGCGACGTCATCGTGCGCGCGAACGACACGGTCGTCCGCACCCCCGACGGTCTGCGCCGGGCGCTGTCGTCCGTCGCGCCGGGAGCAACGGTGCGGCTGACCGTGCGCCACGGCGGCAGCCTCGCGCAGAGGAACGTGCGCACGGTCGAGTCGCCGTCCCGACCCGGTCGCGCGATCATCGGCATCCGCGTCGCGCAGGCGGCCGACGTGAAGCTCCCCGTCAAGGTGCGTATCGACCTCGGCAACGTCGGCGGCCCGTCCGCCGGCCTGCCCTTCGCGCTCGATGTGCTGCAGGAGCTCGGCCACGACGTCGACCGCGGGCTCAAGGTGGCCGCCACCGGCGAGATCGAGCTCGACGGCACCGTCGCGCCGATCGGCGGCGTCAAGCAGAAGGTGTTCGGAGCGCGGAGGGCAGGGGTCGACGTCTTCCTCGTTCCGGCTGGGGATAACGCGGCGGAGGCGCGCCGCTATGCGGGCGACCTCCGCATCGTGCCCGTGCAAAGTTTTCAACAGGCGTTGTCCGCTCTGCGTACGCTCGCTTCGAAATAG
- a CDS encoding SDR family oxidoreductase encodes MDLGLSGRTAIVLGASQGMGLAIAAALRAEGAAVAMFARRRDVLEREAARLGALAVPGDLTDPSDLRRLVDTAVERLGGVDVLVLNGGGPPPGPASGITTQDVEAAVALLLTPHVHLVAACLPHLRASGRGRIVAIESTSVKEPIANLALSNAVRPGVVGWLKTLARELGPEGITVNTVAPGRIDTERLQALYGAGGPGPEILAQIPARRLGRPAEIAAAVCFLASEQAAYISGSVVAVDGGMLSGLT; translated from the coding sequence ATGGACCTCGGCCTCAGCGGACGCACCGCGATCGTTCTCGGCGCCTCGCAGGGCATGGGCCTCGCGATCGCCGCGGCTCTGCGCGCCGAGGGCGCCGCCGTGGCGATGTTCGCTCGCCGCCGCGACGTGCTCGAGCGCGAGGCGGCGCGCCTCGGCGCTCTCGCCGTGCCCGGCGATCTCACCGACCCGTCCGACCTGCGTCGGCTCGTCGACACGGCCGTCGAGAGGCTCGGGGGCGTCGACGTGCTCGTGCTCAACGGCGGCGGCCCGCCGCCGGGCCCTGCGAGCGGCATCACGACGCAGGACGTCGAAGCGGCCGTGGCGCTCCTGCTCACCCCGCACGTGCACCTCGTCGCGGCATGCCTGCCGCACCTGCGGGCGAGCGGCCGCGGCCGCATCGTGGCGATCGAGTCCACGTCGGTGAAGGAGCCGATCGCGAACCTCGCTCTCTCGAACGCGGTACGTCCCGGCGTCGTCGGCTGGCTCAAGACCCTGGCCCGCGAGCTCGGCCCGGAGGGGATCACCGTCAACACGGTCGCCCCGGGGCGAATCGACACCGAGCGCCTGCAAGCGCTGTACGGAGCCGGCGGCCCGGGGCCGGAGATCCTGGCGCAGATCCCGGCCCGGCGGCTCGGCCGGCCGGCCGAGATCGCTGCGGCGGTGTGCTTCCTCGCCTCCGAGCAGGCGGCCTACATCAGCGGCTCGGTCGTCGCCGTCGACGGCGGCATGCTCAGCGGTCTCACGTAG
- the mdh gene encoding malate dehydrogenase, with translation MNGRKKVTVVGAGNVGATCAQEVARRDYAEVVLVDVKPDLAAGKALDINQAGSVLGYEPTVVGVDASGYDASAGSDVVVITAGLPRKPGMSRDDLVKTNETIVAEVTREIAKRSKQAVLVIVSNPLDAMCHVARAVSKFPRERVVGMAGILDTARFECFIAQETGLSVKEVTATVLGGHGDQMVPVVSATTVGGVPLDQLVSAAKIRKMVERTKVGGGEIVKLLGTSAWYAPGAAAAQMVDAICLDEKRVLPCTAYLQGEYGIRDLYMGVPVKLGAGGAEEVVKLRLTAAEKKMLKLSEAAVRDVVQVLTHR, from the coding sequence ATGAACGGAAGGAAGAAGGTCACCGTCGTCGGTGCCGGAAACGTCGGCGCCACGTGCGCGCAGGAGGTGGCGAGGCGGGACTACGCCGAGGTCGTGCTCGTCGACGTGAAGCCGGACCTCGCGGCCGGCAAAGCCCTCGACATCAACCAGGCGGGATCGGTGCTGGGCTACGAGCCGACGGTCGTCGGCGTCGACGCATCCGGCTACGACGCGAGCGCGGGCTCGGACGTGGTCGTGATCACGGCGGGCCTCCCGCGCAAGCCGGGGATGAGCCGTGACGACCTCGTGAAGACGAACGAGACGATCGTCGCCGAGGTGACGCGCGAGATCGCGAAGCGCTCCAAGCAGGCCGTGCTCGTCATCGTCTCCAACCCGCTCGACGCGATGTGCCATGTCGCCCGGGCGGTGTCGAAGTTCCCGCGCGAGCGGGTCGTCGGCATGGCCGGCATCCTCGACACGGCGCGGTTCGAGTGCTTCATCGCGCAGGAGACGGGACTGTCGGTGAAGGAGGTCACGGCGACGGTGCTCGGCGGCCACGGCGACCAGATGGTCCCCGTCGTGTCGGCGACGACCGTCGGCGGCGTGCCGCTCGACCAGCTCGTGTCGGCGGCGAAGATCCGCAAGATGGTCGAGCGCACGAAGGTGGGCGGCGGCGAGATCGTGAAGCTGCTCGGCACATCCGCCTGGTACGCGCCGGGCGCCGCCGCAGCGCAGATGGTCGACGCGATCTGCCTCGACGAGAAGCGCGTGCTCCCGTGCACCGCGTACCTGCAGGGCGAGTACGGGATCCGCGACCTCTACATGGGCGTGCCCGTGAAGCTCGGCGCCGGCGGCGCCGAGGAGGTCGTGAAGCTCCGTCTCACAGCCGCCGAGAAGAAGATGCTGAAGCTCTCCGAGGCGGCCGTACGCGACGTCGTGCAGGTGCTGACGCACCGGTAG
- a CDS encoding isocitrate/isopropylmalate dehydrogenase family protein has translation MTHSVTLIPGDGTGPELTEATRRVLEATGVRFAWDLHHAGVDVMREAGTPLPEETLASVRRTGVALKGPITTPIGTGFRSVNVALRHELGLYACIRPCKSYAGVRSRYDNVDLVVVRENTEDLYAGIEYASGTPEAARVIELLNGLQPRQIAPSSGISVKPISPEASERIIRHAFEYARRHGRRRVSCITKANIMKFTDGLFLSVFREVARDFPEIEPWETLVDALCMGLVQRPEEFDVLVLPNLYGDIISDLTAGLVGGLGVAPGANIGTHAAVFEATHGSAPKYKGQNKVNPTAMILSGKLMLEHLGEDDAARRLEAAVAAVIAEGDRVTYDMKPSRDDPSAVGTAEYADAIIEALAGEGASR, from the coding sequence ATGACCCATTCCGTCACCCTCATCCCCGGAGACGGCACGGGGCCCGAGCTGACGGAGGCGACACGGCGCGTGCTCGAGGCGACCGGCGTCCGCTTCGCGTGGGACCTCCACCACGCCGGCGTCGACGTGATGCGGGAGGCGGGCACGCCGCTTCCCGAGGAGACGCTCGCCTCCGTGCGGCGCACCGGGGTGGCGTTGAAGGGCCCGATCACGACGCCGATCGGCACCGGCTTCCGCTCCGTCAACGTGGCGCTGCGCCACGAGCTCGGGCTGTACGCGTGCATCCGCCCGTGTAAGTCGTACGCCGGCGTCCGCTCGCGCTACGACAACGTCGACCTCGTCGTCGTCCGCGAGAACACGGAGGACCTCTACGCCGGCATCGAGTACGCGTCCGGCACGCCGGAGGCCGCACGGGTGATCGAGCTGCTGAACGGGCTGCAGCCGCGGCAGATCGCGCCGTCCTCGGGCATCTCGGTGAAGCCGATCAGCCCCGAGGCCTCGGAGCGCATCATCCGCCACGCCTTCGAGTACGCCCGCCGCCACGGCCGCAGGCGCGTCTCGTGCATCACCAAGGCGAACATCATGAAGTTCACCGACGGGCTGTTCCTGTCCGTGTTCCGCGAGGTGGCGCGGGACTTCCCGGAGATCGAGCCCTGGGAGACGCTCGTCGACGCGCTCTGCATGGGGCTCGTGCAGCGGCCCGAGGAGTTCGACGTGCTCGTGCTGCCGAACCTGTACGGCGACATCATCAGCGACCTCACCGCCGGGCTCGTCGGCGGGCTCGGCGTCGCCCCGGGGGCGAACATCGGCACCCACGCGGCGGTCTTCGAGGCGACGCACGGCTCGGCGCCGAAGTACAAGGGGCAGAACAAGGTCAACCCGACCGCGATGATCCTCTCCGGGAAGCTCATGCTCGAGCACCTGGGCGAGGACGACGCGGCGCGCCGGCTCGAGGCCGCGGTGGCAGCGGTGATCGCCGAGGGCGACCGGGTCACCTACGACATGAAGCCGTCGCGCGACGACCCCTCCGCCGTCGGTACCGCGGAGTACGCCGACGCGATCATCGAGGCGCTTGCCGGCGAGGGCGCCTCGAGGTGA
- a CDS encoding citrate synthase 2, with product MSEFKPGLEGVVAFETEIAEPDRDGGALRYRGVDIEELVGVVPFEKVWGLLVDDRPEPGLTPAEPYRADGLTGNAPADLQAVTAHLGGEWGLGQLIDISDGQAEADLRRLSATMISVAAQSARVADGNHVPVDPGVIAQGRTAAERFLLEWRGEADPKHVQAIDTYWICTAEHGLNASTFTARVVASTGADCAACLSSAVGALSGPLHGGAPARVLPMLDGAAAAGSVEGYVGNLLDSGERLMGFGHRVYRAEDPRARLLRDTARKLGSPRFAVAEELERVALAELHRRKPDRVLATNVEFWSAVVLDVADIPPRLAPAMFACSRTAGWSAHIMEQKRLGRLVRPAARYVGPGARPLASV from the coding sequence ATGAGCGAGTTCAAGCCGGGCCTCGAGGGGGTCGTGGCCTTCGAGACGGAGATCGCGGAGCCTGATCGCGACGGTGGCGCGCTGCGCTACCGCGGCGTCGACATCGAGGAGCTCGTCGGCGTCGTTCCCTTCGAGAAGGTGTGGGGGCTGCTCGTGGACGACAGGCCCGAGCCGGGGCTCACGCCCGCCGAGCCGTACCGCGCCGACGGGCTGACCGGGAACGCTCCCGCCGATCTCCAGGCGGTCACCGCCCACCTCGGCGGCGAGTGGGGCCTGGGACAGCTGATCGACATCTCCGACGGGCAGGCCGAGGCCGACCTGCGGCGTCTCTCCGCGACGATGATCTCCGTCGCGGCGCAGTCGGCACGCGTTGCCGACGGCAACCACGTGCCCGTCGATCCCGGCGTGATCGCGCAGGGCCGGACCGCCGCCGAGCGCTTCCTGCTCGAGTGGCGCGGCGAAGCCGACCCCAAACACGTGCAGGCGATCGACACCTACTGGATCTGCACAGCCGAGCACGGCCTCAACGCCTCCACCTTCACCGCGCGCGTCGTCGCCTCGACCGGCGCCGACTGCGCCGCCTGCCTCTCCTCCGCCGTCGGCGCGCTCTCGGGGCCGCTGCACGGCGGCGCTCCCGCGCGCGTTCTGCCGATGCTCGACGGCGCCGCCGCGGCGGGCTCCGTCGAGGGCTACGTCGGCAACCTGCTCGACAGCGGCGAGCGGCTGATGGGCTTCGGCCACCGCGTCTATCGCGCCGAGGACCCGCGCGCGCGCCTGCTACGGGACACCGCCAGGAAGCTCGGCTCGCCCCGCTTCGCGGTGGCCGAGGAGCTCGAGCGCGTGGCGCTCGCCGAGCTGCACCGCCGCAAGCCCGACCGCGTGCTGGCGACGAACGTGGAGTTCTGGTCCGCCGTCGTGCTCGACGTCGCCGACATCCCGCCGCGCCTCGCTCCCGCGATGTTCGCCTGCTCGCGCACCGCCGGCTGGTCCGCGCACATCATGGAGCAGAAGCGGCTCGGCCGGCTCGTCCGACCGGCGGCGAGGTACGTCGGCCCCGGCGCCCGCCCGCTCGCGTCGGTCTGA
- a CDS encoding HEAT repeat domain-containing protein has translation MDLAQAAALAEEYAARGLEKELAALRAEWDDEIEAAARNPDYRVRAAAYRSVAQFRFRQKLELLRRGLEDDSPAARGSALIALEGLSRAHPGDVNSFRSQLHELAARDANVAVRRLAIVCFKNGTPARETIQLLDGIAQNDDADADVRKTARSVALLLTKKARAK, from the coding sequence ATGGATCTCGCGCAGGCTGCTGCGCTGGCGGAAGAGTACGCGGCGCGTGGGCTCGAGAAGGAGCTCGCCGCGCTGCGCGCCGAGTGGGACGACGAGATCGAGGCGGCGGCGCGCAACCCGGACTACCGCGTGCGCGCGGCGGCGTACCGCTCGGTGGCGCAGTTTCGCTTCCGGCAGAAGCTGGAGCTGCTGCGGCGCGGCCTCGAAGACGACAGCCCGGCCGCGCGCGGTTCCGCGCTGATCGCGCTCGAGGGGCTCTCGCGCGCGCATCCGGGCGACGTCAACAGCTTCCGGTCGCAGCTGCACGAGCTGGCCGCACGCGACGCGAACGTCGCCGTCAGGCGCCTTGCGATCGTCTGCTTCAAGAACGGCACGCCGGCACGCGAGACGATCCAGCTCCTCGACGGGATCGCGCAGAACGACGACGCCGACGCCGACGTGCGCAAGACGGCCCGCTCGGTGGCGTTGCTGCTGACGAAGAAGGCGCGCGCGAAGTAG
- the purE gene encoding 5-(carboxyamino)imidazole ribonucleotide mutase, with protein MDAPLVGLIMGSRSDWETMRHAAETLDALAVPYEKRVVSAHRTPDLLFEYAGGAEARGLQVLIAGAGGAAHLPGMAAAKTALPVLGVPVESKTLKGMDSLLSIVQMPAGIPVGTLAIGRAGAVNAALLATAILARSDAGIRERLAAFRAAQTQSVLDAPDPAA; from the coding sequence ATGGACGCACCGCTCGTCGGACTGATCATGGGCTCCCGCTCCGACTGGGAGACGATGCGGCATGCGGCGGAGACCCTGGACGCGCTCGCGGTGCCGTACGAGAAACGGGTCGTCTCGGCGCACCGGACGCCCGATCTGCTCTTCGAGTACGCGGGTGGCGCGGAGGCACGGGGCCTGCAGGTGCTGATCGCCGGCGCCGGCGGGGCCGCACACCTGCCGGGGATGGCGGCCGCGAAGACCGCGCTGCCCGTGCTCGGCGTTCCCGTCGAGTCGAAGACGCTGAAGGGGATGGACTCCCTGCTCTCGATCGTGCAGATGCCCGCCGGGATCCCGGTCGGGACGCTCGCGATCGGGCGTGCCGGGGCCGTCAACGCGGCCCTGCTCGCGACCGCGATCCTCGCCCGCTCGGACGCGGGCATCCGGGAGCGCCTGGCCGCGTTCCGCGCCGCGCAGACGCAGTCGGTGCTCGACGCCCCCGACCCTGCCGCGTAG